Below is a window of Planifilum fulgidum DNA.
CATCAGGACCGGATGGAGATCGTCCTCAGGGGGGATCAGTGGAAGGGCGTTCCGGCCGACGGACGGAATCTGGTCATCCGCGTCATGCGCGAAGCCTTTCGCAGGATGGGAAGGAAGCTGCCCCCCTTCCGCCTGGAAATGGAAAGCGACATCCCGCTGATGCGGGGGCTGGGTTCGAGCGCCGCGGCCGTCGTCGGCGGACTGCTGGCGGCCAACCATCTGCTGGGCGGCCCTTTTAGCAAAGAAGAGATTCTTCTTGAAGCGACGCGTCGGGAAGGGCATCCGGACAATGCCGCCGCCTCCCTCTTCGGGGGTGTGGTGATCTGTTCCTGGGACGGCGAGCGGGTTTACCACGTGCAGGGTGATCCCCCTCCCCTGCACGTGGTCACGGCGGTTCCCTCCTTTTCCCTTTCCACGGAACAGGCGAGAAAGGTGCTTCCCAAAAGCCTCCCCCATCCCCTGGCGGTGCTGGCGAGCAGCCGGGCCAATCTGCTGACGGCGGCGCTGCTGACCGGCAAGTGGGAGCTGTTGGAGGTGGCGATGGAGGACTGGTTTCATCAGCCCTATCGGTTTCCCCTGGTTCCCGGCATGGAGGAGGTGCTGGCGGATTCCCAGCGGCACGGAGCGCTGGGAGTGGCCTTGAGCGGCGCCGGACCCACCCTGATCGCCTTTACGCGGGAACCGGAACGCGTCGGAAGGTTCATGAAGGGAGTGTTCGCCCGTCACGGCATATCCGTGCGGATCCTGTCCCTGCTCCCCTTTGCGGAGGGGGCCACTGTACGCTTGACAATCGGAATGGGTCGTAGTAAATTCATGGGAAACACCGAAGGAGTTGAAACATGAAAAAGACGGTTGCATATCTGGGACCGGCAGGAACATTCACCCATGAGGCGACGCGTGCTTTTTTCCCCGCAGACGATGTGAAGCTGGCGGGATATCCTTCGATTCCCGACGTGTTGGATGCCGTTGACGCCGGGCAATGCGATTACGGCGTCGTCCCGGTGGAAAACGCCATCGAGGGATCGGTGGTCCTCACCCTCGATTGGTTGATCCATCAGGTGGATGTGTTGATCGTCGGGGAACTGGTGTATCCGATCGCCCAGTGTTTGCTGGTCCATCCCCTCCAGGCGGAAAGGAATGCGGGGGAATGGACCCGGGTGGTTTCCCATCCCCAGGCGGTGGCTCAGTGCCGACTGTACCTGCGGAAACATCTCCCCGGCGCCGAGGTTTCTTTCGCCGAGAGCACGGCGGAGGCCGCCCGGCAGGTGAAAAGCCGTCCGGACAAGGCGTGGGTGGCCATCGGGACCCGGACGGCGGGGGAGCTGTACGGCCTGCATGTGCTGGAGGAGGATGTCCAGGATCATCCGAACAACTTCACCCGTTTCATCGCCGTGGGCAAAAAGCCGCTTCCCGACGGACACCGGGAACCGGACCTTCACAAGACGAGCCTTCTGGTCACGCTCCCTTCCGACTATCCAGGGGCTCTGCACCAGGTCCTGTCCGCCTTTGCCTGGCGCCAGCTCAACTTGTGCCGGATCGAATCCAGGCCGACCAAAAAGGGGCTGGGCAGCTATCATTTCTTCATCGATGTGGAGAAGGATTGGGATCCGGTGTTGATGGCCGGTGCGGTCGCGGAGATCGAAGCTTTGGGCTGTCACGTGCGCCGGCTGGGCTCTTTTCCCTGCTACCGTGTGTCGCAGGGGGCGAAGTCGATTGTTCGTTGACATTTTGTTGTGACGTGACTATAATGTTCGATAAATAAAATATTGCAATCCTTTTGATAGTCAGGAGGATACCTAGGGTTCCGCTTCGCCTTGGGGCGAAGGACTGGTCCGAGCGGTATCAACACCGTTGATCGGTGTACACCGTGGGGAAAAAAGCCTCGTGCGGCAGGTTCTGACTAGAGGTCGGAGTCTGCACGGAAGAGGCTTTTATCATTTTGTGCATATATCGGGGGGAGTGCTGAGCCAATGGAAGAGAAAGCAGAGCGATGGGTGTACATCAACGGGGAGTATTATCGGAAGGATGAGGCGAAAGTCTCCGTTTTTGACCACGGTTTCCTGTACGGCGACGGGGTGTTTGAAGGGATCCGGGTCTATGACGGAAATGTGTTTCGCCTGAAGGAGCACCTGGAGCGCCTGTACGATTCGGCCAAGTCGATCATGCTGGAAATCCCCATGACCATGGAGGAGATGCAGCAGGCCGTCGTCGACGCGGTCCGCAAAAACGGATTGCGGAACGCGTATATCCGGTTGGTCGTCTCCCGCGGAGTGGGATCCCTGTCGCTGGATCCGGAGAGTTGTTCCAATCCCCAGGTGATCATCATCGTCGATCAGGTTCGCCTCTTTTCCAAGGAATTGTATGAAAACGGCTTGCCCATCGTAACCGTTCCGACCCGGCGCAACATTCCGGACGCACTCAATCCGAAGATTAAGTCTTTGAATTATCTGAACAATGTCCTTGTAAAGATCGAGGCAAACCGCGCCGGCGTGGGGGAAGCGCTGATGCTCAACGAACACGGATATGTGGCCGAAGGATCGGGGGATAACATCTTCATCGTGAAAAAGGGCGTCCTATACACTCCCCCGGGATATGTGGGAGCCCTGGAGGGGATCACGCGCAGGGCGATCATGGACCTGGCGGATCAGCTGGGGTACCCGGTCAAGGAACAGCCCTTCACCCGACACGACGTGTATATCGCCGACGAGGCGTTCCTGACGGGAACGGCCGCCGAGGTGATCGCCGTCGTTGAAGTGGACGGCCGCCGGATCGGCACCGGCAAGCCGGGACCGATCACCCGGAGGTTGTTGGAAGAATTCCGGAAGCTGGTTCGGGTGGACGGCGTGCAGGTGTATCCGGAGTTGAGCGCGGCGCCGCAAATGGGTTGAGGCAGGCGCCCGTTGGATTGGCGCACATCATCCGTCGGGGGAAGCGAGGCTCTGCCAAAGCGGCGGGCATCGCTCCCCGACGCCACGCCCCGGGCTGCTTTTGGCCCTTTTTTGTTATTCGGCGCGATGCCATGGCCGGAGGAGAAGAGGATGCACATACGACGGTTGAATCCGGAAGACGCAATGTCCTTTCGGGAACTGAGGCTCAGGGCGCTGAAGGATCATCCCGATGCCTTTGGAACGTCTTACGAGGAAGCAGCGAATCTCTCCATCGAGAAAACGGCGGAAAAGTTGAAGCCTTCCCCCGACGCCTTCGTCCTGGGCGCCTTCGATGAGGCGGGAAAATTGGTGGGCATGGTCGGCTTCCACAGGGAGAAGGGCATGAAAAAGAGGCACAAGGGAGTGATCTGGGGGATGTATTGCCTTCCCGAATGCCGCGGGAAGGGAGTGGGAAAGGCGCTTCTGGCGGAGGCGGTGAAACGCGCCAGGAAGATGAAGGGGCTGGAGCTGATCACGCTCCGCGTGGTCGCCTCCAATGACCCCGCCAAGAATTTGTATCTGTCCGTGGGATTTCGGACGTGGGGGAAGGAACCGAGGTCGCTGAAAATCGGTTCCCGGTACATGGATCAGGAACTGATGGTATTGGATTTCGGATAAAAAGCGGGCGGGAGCGTTTGGAAGAAATGCTCCCGCCCGCTTTTTATTCCTCGGCGCTTGTCAACAGGGTCTCCAGGGTGCGTCGCATCTCCGGAGTCAACGGACGGCTCCGCTGCTCCCGGTAGTCGAAGTGCACCAGCACCGCCCGGCCGACGGCGATCAGTTTTCCGCTGTCCCGGTCCGTGATCCGGTGAAGGACGGTGAAGCTGCTGTTTCCGATCCGCTCGATTTCCGTGGTGATCCGGAGCCACTGGGCGAAGGAGGCTTGCGCCTTGTATTCGCAGCTGGTGGAGGCGACGATCAGTTTCCAGTTATTAATATCCAGGTCGGGATCGAGCATCCGGAACAGTTCCGTCCGGGCCGTTTCCATGTAGGTGTAATAGACGGCGTTGTTCACGTGTCCCAGCGCGTCGCATTCGTTGAAGCGCACCTGCAGCGTCGTAACCAGCGGCATCTTGGTTCCTCCCCGTGGGTGTATGTTTTCTTTCTTTCTCATTTTAAAGGAAAGAAAAAGTTTTTTCACGAATAGGGGCTTGTTTCGGCCGCCGCTTTCGGCGGCATCGGGGCAGAGCCCCCGTTGATGCAGTTTACTGCGGGAACAAGGGGAATCCCTCCGTGGCCCGGCGAGGGGATGCCGGTCATGCCAGCACATCCCGCCGGATGAACACGGCGAAGGCGATGACGAGTGCGGCCGCCGACCAGAGGGACAAAACGGACAGGGAGAAGGGAAGGCTCATGCCTTCGATCAGAATCGGGGCCCCGGACAGGTAATCGGTCAGCTGCAGGTTGGTGAAGGCCAGATATTTGAGGGTGGTCCAGGATGGCGCGAGCTGGACCAGCAGGTTGCCCGCGATCACCGCCGCCAGCATGATTCCCATGCTGGCGGCGGTGCTGCGAACGAGCACGGACACCATGAAGGAGAGGGTGGCCACGGCCGTGCAGGTGAACCACGCCAGCCCGAGGGCCATCAGGATGTATTTCCACTGGGGAACCAGATGCACGTAATCGGTGATGAGGTGTTCGCCTTTCATCTGGAACCCCGTCAGCACCGGCATGTCCCATCCTCCGTAACCGAAAACGATCCCGGATATGAGATAGGCCAGGATGCCGGCGATGAGGAGAAGCAGGGAAGTGACCAAAATCAGAGCGACGTATTTGCTGAGCAGTATTTTCCAACGGCGGACCGGTCTGGAGAGCAGGAGTTTGATTGTCCCCTGACCGTATTCGGAGGACACGATGTCCGCGGCGACGACCACCACCAACAAGGGAAGGAAAAGGGAGATGGACTCCTCGACAAATTTCCGGACAAAGGTGGGGGCTCCGGGCGCCGACGGATTGATGTCGTGATCCAGATAGTATTGCTGCACCTGAATCCGCAGCCGCATGAATTCTTTCCATTCTTCCGGAACCCGGTTGGAGGCCAGGCGATTCTGCGTGTCGACGATTTGTTGTTGCAAAAGGGCCCGCCAGTCGGAGGTGCCCATCTGTTCCATGGTGGTTTTGTAGGTTCGGTATTGGCCGTAGGTAAACACGGGAATCAGGACGAGCAGGATGAGAAAGATCACGAGCATGCGCCGTTTGCGAATCACTTTGAGAAGCTCGTTGTAGACCAGGCCGGTGAAGTTACGCAATGGGATCGCCCTCCGTCATCTGCAGGAAGATGTCTTCAAGCGTTTTCTTCCTCGGCTGGATCCCGGAGACGAGGATGCCTTCATTCACCAGCATGCGGACGGTTTCCCCGAGATGCTTCTCCGGGAGTTGGGAAAAAATAAGGTTTTCCCGCTTTTCCACGTTGGAGACGTAGGGGAGGTTTTTCAGGAGCTCCGCCCCCCGATCCGGAGGATCCAATGTCCATTCGACGACCAGGGAGTCTCCGCCGATCAGGCGGTCGACGCGGTCGGTTTTGAGCAGCCGTCCCCGGCTGATGATTGCCACGCGGTCGCACATCAGCTGGACTTCATGCAGGATGTGGCTGGAGATGAACACCCCGATCCCTTCTTTCCGGGCCAATGTCCGGATGAAATCCCGGAGTTCCCGGATGCCTGCGGGATCCAGCCCATTGGTCGGCTCGTCCAGAATCAGCAGTTTCGGCCGGCCGAGAAGGGCCTGGGCGATGCCCAATCGCTGCCGCATGCCGAGGGAGTAGGTTTTCACCTTGTCATCGATGCGTTTTTCCAATTCCACCAGGCGAATCACTTCATCGATCCGTTCCGGCGGGATGTCTCCCGCCATGCGGGCGAAATGTTCCAGGTTTTCCCTTCCGGACAGGAACGGGTACATTTCGGGATTTTCCACAATGCATCCCACATGTCGGATGGCCTTGAGAAAATCCTTTTGGAGGTTGTGACCGGCGATATGTACGGTTCCCCCGGTGGGGCGGATCAGGCCGACCAGCATCCGGATGGTCGTCGTTTTTCCCGCCCCGTTCGGCCCCAAAAAGCCGAAGATCTCTCCCGGGAACACCTCGAACTGGATATTTTTCACGATTTCCCTGCCGCCGATCCGCTTGGACAAATTTTTCACCGACAATACCGGTTCGGGCCGGGTCATGGGCGGTCATCTCCCTTTTTCGGTTCTCCCATGGCGTGAAGAAGGCGTTCGGCCATCTTCCGGTATCCCTCTTGATTGGGATGAAAATGGTCGCTGTACAGGTAGCGCGACGGGTCGAGTTGAAACAGGTCGAAGGTGGGCACCACCACAACCCGGGTGAATTGACGGGAGACTTCGGTGATCGTTTCGTTCCACTCCATCACCAGCCGGGAGGTCTCCCTTTGGTCCGGGAGATCCCCGAAGGGGTTGTACAATCCGTAGATAAAGACGGGGGCTTCCCCGTTCAGTTCCCGAATCTCCTTCAGAATGCGGGACAGGTTCTTCCTGTACAATGACCTTCCTTTGTCGATGGCCACCCGGTCCACCTGTTCCGGACCTCCGCTGGCCCTGAACAGGTCATTTCCGCCGATGGTGATGGTGATCCAGGTGGCGCGCCTGAGAAATTTCCGCACTTGCGGCTGCCGGATCTGTTTGGCCAGATCGGAGGAGGTTTGTCCGTTGATCCCGAGATTGACGGCGGTGACCTTGTCACCGTAAATTTTTTGCATCGCATCGTGGACCCGCCCCACATATCCCTTTCCCGTCATGTCTCCGGTGCCCCGGGTGAGGGAATCCCCCAGGCTGACGAGCAACTTGTTTCCGCTTTCGGAATCTCTTTCTTCGGGGGCGACGACCGCGGGTTTCGGAGCGGTTGGGGCCGGGTGGAAAAAGTCGATGACAGCCAGTGCAAAACCGGCTGCCAGCAGGATGAACGAGAGGAGAGCCGCTGCGCCGATTGCGGTCCACAAGGGTTGTCCTTTGATCGCCAAGACCATCACCTTTTTCCGCTTGTAGTGCGACTACTGCCTACGATATCCGGATCGGCAATGATCGTCAACCATCCAAGGGAGCTTTTGATCAAAGTAAGGGAGCAATTCGCCCATGGGCGCATATGTATGATATTGATCATCGCTTTTTGTGGAGGGGAGCTAACCGTGAAAATTCATATCGTGCAACCGGGAGAGACCATTGAAAGCGTGGCCGAGCGATACGGCATTTCCGTCGAGAAATTGCTGGAGGCCAACGATTTGTCGGAATCGGATTCCCTGGAGGCGGGCATGAAGGTGCGCATCCCCACGGGGCGGGTGCCCGTCGCGCAGCAGACACCGGCGGCCGAACCGGCGGGGGAGCGGCCGAAACATCGTCCTGAGCCGCCGAAGAAGGAGACCAGACCGCCCAAAAAAGAGCACAGACCGCCGAAAAAAGAGTACAGGCCGCCGAAGAAGGAGAATCCGTATCCGAATCCGTCTCCATCGCCCTGGGTGTCTCCCGACAGGAGCCCCTGGCGGGAAAGTCCCCCGTATTGGATGAGTCCCTGGGAGACTCCCCGCCGTTATCCCTACCCGTCGGATGAGCGGTATCCGGAGCCGGGTTATCCCCGACCGGAAACCCCCCGGCATCCTGCGCATCATCCCGGCTACCCCCATCCGCACAGGCCGATGATGCCTCCCATGCCTCATCCAGTATATCCCTGGACCCCCT
It encodes the following:
- a CDS encoding acyl-CoA thioesterase, translated to MPLVTTLQVRFNECDALGHVNNAVYYTYMETARTELFRMLDPDLDINNWKLIVASTSCEYKAQASFAQWLRITTEIERIGNSSFTVLHRITDRDSGKLIAVGRAVLVHFDYREQRSRPLTPEMRRTLETLLTSAEE
- a CDS encoding GNAT family N-acetyltransferase, whose amino-acid sequence is MHIRRLNPEDAMSFRELRLRALKDHPDAFGTSYEEAANLSIEKTAEKLKPSPDAFVLGAFDEAGKLVGMVGFHREKGMKKRHKGVIWGMYCLPECRGKGVGKALLAEAVKRARKMKGLELITLRVVASNDPAKNLYLSVGFRTWGKEPRSLKIGSRYMDQELMVLDFG
- the thrB gene encoding homoserine kinase produces the protein MAPFDDFEVVVPASTANMGPGFDSLGMALNLFLRLRFSHQDRMEIVLRGDQWKGVPADGRNLVIRVMREAFRRMGRKLPPFRLEMESDIPLMRGLGSSAAAVVGGLLAANHLLGGPFSKEEILLEATRREGHPDNAAASLFGGVVICSWDGERVYHVQGDPPPLHVVTAVPSFSLSTEQARKVLPKSLPHPLAVLASSRANLLTAALLTGKWELLEVAMEDWFHQPYRFPLVPGMEEVLADSQRHGALGVALSGAGPTLIAFTREPERVGRFMKGVFARHGISVRILSLLPFAEGATVRLTIGMGRSKFMGNTEGVET
- a CDS encoding SGNH/GDSL hydrolase family protein; its protein translation is MAIKGQPLWTAIGAAALLSFILLAAGFALAVIDFFHPAPTAPKPAVVAPEERDSESGNKLLVSLGDSLTRGTGDMTGKGYVGRVHDAMQKIYGDKVTAVNLGINGQTSSDLAKQIRQPQVRKFLRRATWITITIGGNDLFRASGGPEQVDRVAIDKGRSLYRKNLSRILKEIRELNGEAPVFIYGLYNPFGDLPDQRETSRLVMEWNETITEVSRQFTRVVVVPTFDLFQLDPSRYLYSDHFHPNQEGYRKMAERLLHAMGEPKKGDDRP
- a CDS encoding ABC transporter permease, which codes for MRNFTGLVYNELLKVIRKRRMLVIFLILLVLIPVFTYGQYRTYKTTMEQMGTSDWRALLQQQIVDTQNRLASNRVPEEWKEFMRLRIQVQQYYLDHDINPSAPGAPTFVRKFVEESISLFLPLLVVVVAADIVSSEYGQGTIKLLLSRPVRRWKILLSKYVALILVTSLLLLIAGILAYLISGIVFGYGGWDMPVLTGFQMKGEHLITDYVHLVPQWKYILMALGLAWFTCTAVATLSFMVSVLVRSTAASMGIMLAAVIAGNLLVQLAPSWTTLKYLAFTNLQLTDYLSGAPILIEGMSLPFSLSVLSLWSAAALVIAFAVFIRRDVLA
- a CDS encoding ABC transporter ATP-binding protein, coding for MTRPEPVLSVKNLSKRIGGREIVKNIQFEVFPGEIFGFLGPNGAGKTTTIRMLVGLIRPTGGTVHIAGHNLQKDFLKAIRHVGCIVENPEMYPFLSGRENLEHFARMAGDIPPERIDEVIRLVELEKRIDDKVKTYSLGMRQRLGIAQALLGRPKLLILDEPTNGLDPAGIRELRDFIRTLARKEGIGVFISSHILHEVQLMCDRVAIISRGRLLKTDRVDRLIGGDSLVVEWTLDPPDRGAELLKNLPYVSNVEKRENLIFSQLPEKHLGETVRMLVNEGILVSGIQPRKKTLEDIFLQMTEGDPIA
- the ilvE gene encoding branched-chain-amino-acid transaminase, with the protein product MEEKAERWVYINGEYYRKDEAKVSVFDHGFLYGDGVFEGIRVYDGNVFRLKEHLERLYDSAKSIMLEIPMTMEEMQQAVVDAVRKNGLRNAYIRLVVSRGVGSLSLDPESCSNPQVIIIVDQVRLFSKELYENGLPIVTVPTRRNIPDALNPKIKSLNYLNNVLVKIEANRAGVGEALMLNEHGYVAEGSGDNIFIVKKGVLYTPPGYVGALEGITRRAIMDLADQLGYPVKEQPFTRHDVYIADEAFLTGTAAEVIAVVEVDGRRIGTGKPGPITRRLLEEFRKLVRVDGVQVYPELSAAPQMG
- the pheA gene encoding prephenate dehydratase encodes the protein MKKTVAYLGPAGTFTHEATRAFFPADDVKLAGYPSIPDVLDAVDAGQCDYGVVPVENAIEGSVVLTLDWLIHQVDVLIVGELVYPIAQCLLVHPLQAERNAGEWTRVVSHPQAVAQCRLYLRKHLPGAEVSFAESTAEAARQVKSRPDKAWVAIGTRTAGELYGLHVLEEDVQDHPNNFTRFIAVGKKPLPDGHREPDLHKTSLLVTLPSDYPGALHQVLSAFAWRQLNLCRIESRPTKKGLGSYHFFIDVEKDWDPVLMAGAVAEIEALGCHVRRLGSFPCYRVSQGAKSIVR
- a CDS encoding LysM peptidoglycan-binding domain-containing protein, with the translated sequence MKIHIVQPGETIESVAERYGISVEKLLEANDLSESDSLEAGMKVRIPTGRVPVAQQTPAAEPAGERPKHRPEPPKKETRPPKKEHRPPKKEYRPPKKENPYPNPSPSPWVSPDRSPWRESPPYWMSPWETPRRYPYPSDERYPEPGYPRPETPRHPAHHPGYPHPHRPMMPPMPHPVYPWTPCCYPCLPFPMMPMPYPMMPGPYMYPPPKFPCRGMESDSVWYDSLDSSWEGSVRTHEAEEGSSATDIWDSREN